The genomic DNA GTCATACCAGGATAAAAGACCAAACCAATGGTGTAATTTTGCAAGTTAGTCATGAATTCATCTCCTTGTGGCGATCGCAATTGAATCTGTCCTTATACTAGGAATGGCGACCCATCGCGACTAGTCCTCGATCGAGTACTCTTTTCACCACCATGACCACTTCCTTGAAGCTCTTATTTGAAGGAATTCACCAAGCAGAGGATGAAGACAGCTTGCGATCGCAGCTTGCGCCACAACTTGGGGAGTACTTTGCGGCCAAGCGATCTGGAATCTTTTTCTTCGACCAGCTTTTAGTAGATCAAAAGTTTCAAACCGTTCTCAACCTTGCCCTGTCTCTCGAACACAACCCTGTAGCGCGTTACATCGCGGAACGCCACACACCCGTTCATGAAGGATTGGTGACAACACCCAAGGCCTGGAAATTAATCTGTCCACGTCCGGACCACCGGCATGTAATGGCAGGTCCGATTGTCGATCGTGGTCAACTCGTGGGTTCAGTGGGATGTACCCGCGAAAAATCAATGCCTGCTTTTGATACTCAAAATCTAGCCGATCTAAGTGCTGTCTGTTTGCACCTGTCTGCTTGGACTGCAAGTGTGAGACTTACACGCAGCACGACTCCACAACCTCAACATCAATCGCTTAACGCCAGCCGACTAACACCGCGTGAGTTACAAATTGCTGACTTGGTAGCTTTGGGGCGAACCAATGCAGAGATTGGGAATGAACTTTGGATTACCGAAAATTCTGTCAAGCAAGCTTTGAAGCGAATGTTCCGCAAGCTAGAGGTTTCGTCGCGTGCAGAACTGGTTGCACAAATCTCCGCCATGCAACCCCATTTTTCCAAGTAATAAGCTATCTCTATCTAGTTCGGTCAAACTTTCACCAGTAGTCTTTCGCTTATTTCTTCACCAATCAACTAACCGCATAACTTATTATTAGAAGGAAAATCGTTAGCCTAAGTATCCTGTAGTGGTGATTGCGAAGGAAAATTTGGTTGACCAGCCCTGCGAATCCGCAGCGATCGCACATTATCTTCAACCTTACTTCAAGGGTCACGCGTGCGCCCGTTTGTGGATCCCAAGTGACGAGCAGTCCATCGGCAGGTGTTCGCGGCGGTTAGGCTAGATGGCTTAGTTAGCGGCGTTTGCCTCCGCCCGATTCTGCTTCAGCTGCGCCAGTACATCCTCGTGGGTCATTCCTTCGTACTGGCCCTACCGCCAGCGCAATCAGCACCACTAGCAAAACTGCCTGCGAAATCCACCGTTCGGTTGTGGCTCCTCAATAACTTTGAGTGTTACCCCGTAGACGGAGCAATCAACCTGACGCAGCACTAAGAAGGGTGGCAAATGATAGACAACGAATTTCGCATTGTGCTAGAGGCCTACACCCAAGCGACAAATGACGGGGACATAGGTACTGCTGAGGCGCTGCTCAGAGAACTGGATGACTTAGTTGTGTCATCCCAATACGAGCGCGTCAAGACAGAAAAAATTAAGGAATGGACGGTGGGCTAGTGCCAACGGAGATGTCAAATAAAAACCCCCGCGGGCCAACGGTGCCGGTGGGGGTTAGTTCTCAGGATGCATCTACGATTCAGGATTTCTGCCCGTTACTTGCCTAGGATGCCCTTGTCAGCGAGGGCGATAGCAGGGGTAGGCTATTTGGCGTAAATGGAATTTCACCTCTGCCCCTAGCGATCGCCAGGGCTTGGTTTTAATTACCCTTGGTCAGAAGCCAGGGGATAAGCATCCCGGCTAGTTGCGCGCCCAGGCAACTGGTGCACGTGAAATGGATGGTTTTGGTCTTTGGCGGAGCTGAGGGAATGCAATTTTGGGCAACTGCACATCTTTATACTTGCCTAATTGCAGTCGAGAATTCCGGTTAGCCCAGCCAAGCTTACCTTCCCTGGGAAGAATCCGCTAACCGAGCACGTAAATACCCAATCTCCTTGAGGATAGAGGAACGGTTGTGGGCCAACTTCATCCACCGAGGTAGCCGAACGGCTATGCCATGATGATTGCCTTTACGCCCCTGCCGTTCCCGAATGTTGGCCTGCACATAAGCTTCTAGAAATTCCAGGTGAGGCTCGTTATAGGCCCACAAAACATGTCCACAACAGGGCACCTGCAGCCAAAGCGGCAAACCAAAAACCGGATCTACCGCACCTCCATGCTTTCGATACTCGGCCCACCAGCCGTCGGTCCACCAGGGCAGCGATTTTTGCTTAGCGCTTCGAGATGCCGTTTTAATATAGCCACAGTTAGGGCAGGCGATCCGCCACGTCAGACGCTCATCTAAACAACGAGAAAGGACCGCACCATCGCACCGAGGACATTGAACCCAAACGGCCTGCTCAAACTCAGATAAGGCGGTTGTGTAGTTTCTAAATCGGAGGTCCATAGAGCAACTCAACTAACCCACTCAAGTCTGCCCTGACTAGTCTTCTACGGCCTCGAAAGTCCCCAAAGGTTAACCCAGTTGTCAATCCTTGGACTTTGCGATCGCACCTAGCACACCCATACCTGGAAGCGCAGCAATACACGATGAGGTGGGGAGAAGGCATGTTGCTGTGATACTACCAAAAAGGAACGTGGGAACTAGCCCAAGCATTTTGCTTTGCCTTAGGGGAGCTATGAGTCCATCAAGAGCTATGCCAACAGCGCAGCGGAAAAATTCCACCGACTCCGGCAGCAGAACCTGGGAAATTAGGCCCTCACCGAGGGATCGGTTTGAATGGACCATCGTTGTAACGTGAATTTCAGCGATCGCCGAACAGGCCATACTTAAGCCACTCGTAACCGCTCAATATCCTTCTTCGGTGGGGTACCAAACATGCGGGAATACTCGCGACTGAACTGAGAAGGGCTCTCATAACCCACCTGATACGCTGCGTAGGTCGCATCCGCATCTTCAGCCAACATCAAACGCCGGGCTTCCAATAACCTCAACTGCTTTTGATATTGCAATGGGCTCATTGAGGTCACGGCCTTAAAGTGCCGATGAAATGATGCAGAAGACATACTGGCTTGCTCTGCCAACTCATCAACACGCAATGACTTGGCAAACTCAGCTTTAATCTGTTTAATCACCGCTGCAATGCGCTGCATATGGCTACCGG from Nodosilinea sp. FACHB-141 includes the following:
- a CDS encoding LuxR C-terminal-related transcriptional regulator yields the protein MTTSLKLLFEGIHQAEDEDSLRSQLAPQLGEYFAAKRSGIFFFDQLLVDQKFQTVLNLALSLEHNPVARYIAERHTPVHEGLVTTPKAWKLICPRPDHRHVMAGPIVDRGQLVGSVGCTREKSMPAFDTQNLADLSAVCLHLSAWTASVRLTRSTTPQPQHQSLNASRLTPRELQIADLVALGRTNAEIGNELWITENSVKQALKRMFRKLEVSSRAELVAQISAMQPHFSK